Proteins encoded by one window of uncultured Bacteroides sp.:
- the tgt gene encoding tRNA guanosine(34) transglycosylase Tgt, whose translation MTFDLQYTDSKSNARAGLITTDHGQIETPIFMPVGTVGSVKAVHQTELKQDIKAQIILGNTYHLYLRPGLDVLEKAGGLHCFNSFDGPMLTDSGGFQVFSLSGIRKLREEGAEFRSHIDGSKHIFTPEKVMDIERIIGADIIMAFDECPPGDSDYNYAKKSLGLTHRWLDRCIKRFNETDPKYGYNQSLFPIVQGCVYPDLRKQSAEFIASKGCDGNAIGGLAVGEPVDKMYEMIELVNEILPKDKPRYLMGVGTPVNILEGIERGVDMFDCVMPTRNGRNGMLFTKDGIMNMRNKKWETDFSPIELDGASYVDTLYSRAYLRHLFHAKELLAMQIASIHNLAFYLWLVGEARKHIIAGDFSTWKPIMVNRISTRL comes from the coding sequence ATGACATTTGACCTACAATATACGGATTCTAAATCGAATGCTCGTGCCGGATTAATAACAACTGATCACGGTCAGATTGAGACTCCAATTTTTATGCCTGTTGGAACTGTTGGATCTGTAAAGGCCGTTCATCAAACAGAATTAAAGCAGGATATCAAAGCGCAGATAATTCTTGGAAATACTTACCACTTGTATCTGCGTCCTGGACTGGATGTTTTAGAAAAAGCAGGTGGCTTGCATTGTTTTAATAGCTTTGATGGACCTATGCTAACTGATAGTGGTGGCTTTCAGGTCTTTTCTTTATCAGGTATTCGCAAATTACGAGAAGAGGGAGCTGAATTTCGTTCTCACATCGACGGCAGCAAACATATATTTACTCCAGAAAAAGTGATGGATATTGAGCGTATAATTGGTGCCGACATCATAATGGCATTTGATGAATGCCCTCCGGGAGATTCTGATTATAACTATGCAAAAAAGTCTCTTGGACTTACACATCGTTGGTTAGATCGGTGCATAAAACGATTTAACGAGACTGATCCTAAATATGGTTATAATCAGTCGCTGTTTCCTATTGTTCAGGGATGCGTGTATCCCGACTTACGCAAGCAGTCTGCAGAATTTATTGCATCAAAAGGATGTGATGGAAATGCTATTGGTGGACTTGCTGTAGGAGAACCGGTAGATAAAATGTATGAAATGATAGAATTGGTAAATGAAATTTTACCAAAAGATAAGCCCCGTTATCTTATGGGTGTAGGTACTCCTGTGAATATATTGGAAGGTATAGAGCGCGGAGTAGATATGTTTGATTGTGTGATGCCAACTCGCAACGGCCGAAATGGTATGTTGTTTACTAAAGATGGTATCATGAATATGCGTAATAAGAAATGGGAAACAGACTTCTCTCCTATTGAGCTAGATGGTGCTTCTTATGTGGACACATTGTACTCAAGGGCTTATCTTCGTCATTTGTTTCATGCAAAGGAGTTATTGGCAATGCAAATTGCCTCAATTCACAATTTAGCGTTTTATTTGTGGTTGGTAGGTGAAGCCCGTAAACATATTATAGCTGGAGATTTTTCAACTTGGAAGCCTATAATGGTTAATCGTATATCGACAAGACTATAA
- a CDS encoding LptF/LptG family permease, with translation MNKKILKRLDWYIIKKFLGTYFFSIALIISIAVVFDINEKMDKFMENEAPLKAIVFQYYMNFIPYFVNLFSPLFVFIAVIFFTSKLAENSEIIAMFASGISFKRMLRPYMISAAIISLCTYGLGAYVIPKGNITKLNFEDRYIKKKKQDFVRNVQLEVDTGVIAYIERYQDYNKTGYRFSLDKFKDKKLVSHLTAQSIVYDSTSVYKWTVYDYMVRELNGLKEKMYRGTKKDTTIIMEPSDFLIMKNQQETMTSPKLREYIVKQKQRGFANIKVFEIEYERRIAMSFASFILTAIGVALSSRKAKGGMGLHLGLGLGLSFSYIMFQTVSSTFAINGNVPPIIAVWVPNFVFAIIAVVLYRYAPK, from the coding sequence ATGAATAAAAAGATTCTTAAACGGTTAGATTGGTACATAATAAAGAAATTTCTTGGGACTTATTTTTTTTCAATAGCCCTTATTATTTCTATAGCTGTGGTGTTCGATATCAATGAGAAAATGGATAAATTCATGGAAAATGAAGCGCCTTTAAAAGCGATTGTTTTCCAATATTACATGAATTTTATTCCTTATTTTGTCAACCTGTTTAGTCCTCTGTTTGTCTTCATTGCTGTAATCTTCTTTACATCTAAACTAGCTGAAAATTCTGAGATAATAGCTATGTTTGCCAGTGGTATAAGTTTTAAAAGGATGCTGCGTCCCTACATGATATCGGCTGCTATTATTTCACTTTGTACTTATGGATTAGGAGCTTATGTAATTCCTAAAGGAAATATTACTAAATTGAATTTTGAAGACAGATATATTAAGAAGAAAAAACAAGATTTTGTTCGTAATGTTCAGTTAGAAGTAGATACTGGCGTTATAGCATATATAGAGAGATATCAGGATTATAATAAAACGGGATATCGTTTCTCTTTGGATAAATTCAAAGATAAAAAGTTGGTGTCTCATCTTACAGCTCAATCAATTGTATATGATTCTACTTCAGTCTATAAATGGACTGTTTATGATTATATGGTAAGAGAGTTAAATGGGCTAAAGGAAAAAATGTATCGTGGAACTAAAAAGGATACAACAATAATCATGGAACCGTCGGACTTTTTGATTATGAAAAATCAACAGGAGACAATGACTAGTCCTAAGCTACGTGAATATATTGTCAAGCAAAAGCAGCGTGGATTTGCTAATATAAAAGTTTTTGAAATAGAATATGAGCGCCGTATTGCAATGTCTTTTGCATCTTTTATTTTAACTGCTATAGGTGTAGCACTTTCTTCGCGAAAGGCCAAAGGAGGCATGGGATTACATTTAGGTTTGGGTCTGGGACTTAGTTTTTCATATATTATGTTTCAGACTGTATCATCCACATTTGCAATTAATGGAAATGTACCGCCAATAATAGCTGTTTGGGTTCCAAATTTTGTATTTGCGATTATTGCAGTTGTTCTTTATCGTTATGCTCCTAAATAA
- a CDS encoding TlpA disulfide reductase family protein, translating into MKYVKWLFVVLLITSLTSFVGKDKPTGGLNIGDVAPDFNIRTTLNNQQFNLKDLKGQYVLINFWASYDAQSRMQNVSLSNAVSSSFNKVKFVSISFDEYQSVFKETIRKDRIVSPTCFVETKGESSKLFKEYNLNRGFNNYLLDENGVIIAKNISVSELSSFI; encoded by the coding sequence ATGAAGTATGTAAAATGGCTTTTTGTTGTATTATTAATCACTTCCTTGACTTCTTTTGTTGGAAAAGACAAACCCACTGGTGGTTTGAACATTGGAGATGTAGCTCCGGACTTTAATATCAGAACTACTCTCAACAATCAACAATTTAATTTGAAAGACCTGAAAGGTCAGTATGTGCTAATTAATTTTTGGGCAAGTTATGATGCACAGTCCAGAATGCAAAACGTTAGTTTAAGCAATGCCGTAAGCAGTTCTTTCAATAAAGTGAAATTTGTTTCCATTTCGTTTGATGAATATCAGTCGGTATTTAAGGAAACAATAAGAAAAGATCGAATAGTATCTCCCACTTGTTTTGTAGAAACAAAAGGGGAATCTTCAAAATTGTTTAAAGAATATAACTTAAACAGAGGATTCAATAACTATTTATTAGATGAAAATGGTGTAATCATTGCCAAAAACATCTCTGTATCTGAACTCTCTTCTTTTATTTAA
- the serB gene encoding phosphoserine phosphatase SerB, with protein MTKSATELILIRITGEDRPGLTASVTEILSKYDVTILDIGQADIHNTLSLGILFKTKEQYSGSIMKELLFKASSLGITIRFYPISVEEYETWVSMQGKNRYILTLLGRKLSATQISAVTKIVADQGMNIDAIKRLTGRIPLDEQKANIRSCIELSVRGNPKNQAEMQAQLLKLSGELDMDCSFQLDNMYRRMRRLICFDMDSTLIETEVIDELAVKAGVGDQVKAITESAMRGEIDFTESFRRRVALLKGLDESVMKEIAENLPITEGVDRLMFVLKRYGYKIAILSGGFTYFGNYLKQKYGIDYVYANELEIIDGKLTGNYLGDVVDGKRKAELLRLIAQVENVDIAQTIAVGDGANDLPMLGIAGLGIAYHAKPKVKQNAKQSINTIGLDGVLYFLGFKDSYLDEQGKL; from the coding sequence ATGACTAAATCAGCAACAGAATTAATCCTAATCCGTATAACAGGTGAAGATCGTCCTGGTCTGACAGCTTCAGTTACAGAAATTCTATCAAAATACGATGTAACAATATTAGATATCGGTCAAGCCGACATACACAATACTTTATCTTTAGGTATTCTTTTCAAAACAAAAGAACAATATTCAGGATCTATTATGAAGGAACTTTTATTTAAAGCTTCTTCTTTGGGAATAACCATCCGCTTTTACCCCATTTCAGTAGAAGAATATGAGACCTGGGTGAGTATGCAAGGGAAAAATAGATATATACTTACTCTACTTGGGCGAAAACTTTCAGCGACTCAAATATCAGCAGTTACAAAAATTGTGGCTGATCAAGGAATGAATATTGATGCTATAAAGAGATTGACAGGCCGTATTCCTTTAGATGAACAAAAGGCTAATATTCGTTCATGTATTGAATTGTCTGTTCGTGGAAATCCAAAGAACCAAGCTGAGATGCAAGCACAGCTATTAAAACTTTCAGGAGAGCTGGATATGGATTGTTCATTTCAATTAGACAATATGTATCGTAGGATGCGCCGTTTGATTTGTTTTGATATGGACTCTACTTTAATAGAGACAGAAGTAATTGATGAGCTTGCTGTTAAAGCGGGGGTGGGCGATCAGGTTAAAGCTATTACAGAGAGTGCTATGCGGGGTGAAATTGATTTCACAGAAAGTTTCCGCAGAAGAGTTGCTCTACTAAAAGGTCTTGATGAATCTGTTATGAAGGAAATTGCTGAAAATCTACCAATTACTGAGGGGGTAGATCGCCTTATGTTTGTTCTTAAACGCTACGGATATAAGATTGCTATTCTTTCGGGAGGTTTTACTTATTTTGGTAATTACCTAAAACAGAAATATGGAATAGATTATGTTTATGCAAATGAGCTTGAAATCATTGATGGCAAACTTACAGGAAATTATCTGGGAGATGTTGTTGATGGAAAAAGGAAAGCTGAACTTCTTCGATTAATAGCTCAGGTTGAGAATGTAGATATTGCCCAAACCATTGCTGTAGGTGATGGTGCAAATGATCTTCCGATGCTTGGTATTGCCGGATTAGGAATTGCTTATCAT